The Pogoniulus pusillus isolate bPogPus1 chromosome 6, bPogPus1.pri, whole genome shotgun sequence genomic interval actctgccaaggctggtgctaaaccatgcccctcagcaccacatctctgcctatttgaaccacctccctgggcagcctgttccatcaTTTGAGaatcttttcagtgaagaagtttcttctaatctccaacctaaacctcacctggttcagcttgaggccatttcctcttgtcctgtcacttgttaccaggcagaaaagaccaatccccacctggctcaagcctccttgcaggcactTTTGCATGTCCTCCTCACTGTGATGCTGTTTATAAAACATTTCGTGATTTAACCATCTTGAGTGTGAGGATTTGGAGAAGTAATTAAATGAAAATGCTCCTGCTAGAAAAGCAACTGCAATGTGACACTGCTACACCTAGACAGCTCCCAGCTCATTTATCATTTACTTTGCTCTGCAGACTGAAGTCAGGCATGGAGAGATCAAGGTCAAAAGTGTCCACCTGCTCAGGGTCTCTGACTGTCCTGATGCTTGTTTGGAGTGGAACTATTATTGGTTGGCTTTCAGCTGTCAGTGCTCAGTTGTTCTGTAAGTCAAAACCCAGCTGTCATCTCGTTTCCTCAGtgttaaaagaaaacaacagactATTCACACAAGAGCATTCAAATGGATCCTTAGGagcacctgcagcctgcagggaagaGCTGGGCAGAATGGTCACTTGCTGTGTGCAAACCCGTAGTTTTGGAGTGGAGGGAAAAAACCTAAAATGAGCCCCCTGGAGCCAGCACTAGTgaagtcacaccttgagtactgggtccagttttgagcccctcactccaagaaggacattctaaggtgctggagcaggtgcagagaagggcaatgataCTGGAGAAAGGTCTGAAGAACAAGTCTGGTGAGGAACAGTTGAGTGTACTGGGGATTgttcggcctggagaagaggaggctgaggagagagctcattgctctctacacctCTGTGAAAGGAGTCTGGagtcaggtggggcttggtctcttctcccaaggaacaaacaatgagagaagaggaaatggtctcaagttgcgccaAGGGAGGTTTGGGCTGAATGTGAGAAGCTTCCTGAATGAAAGCGTTCTCAAAGACTGATCCAGGCTACCCGGGGAGgtagttgaatccccatccctggaggagtttaaaaaCCTCAGacgtggtgctgctggacaTGGTTGAGCCCTCAGCCTTAGTTGAGTTAGAGAATGGACTTGATGAagatctttcccaaccaaaacaactctgtgattctgatcccATGGAATTGGTGAGTTAGGAGCTAACTAACCTCTTCAGCTCTGTTGAATCCTCCTTCAAAACCCCTGTAGGATCTCCTTGTCAGACAGcttgcctctgcagagcttccctgtgctgtgctccaggagtACTTACCTGTTGTACAGAAAGATCTATATTGCAAGAAGTCTGCACACTATTTTAGTGCTAACCTGGGTACAGTATCAAATAACAGTGTAAAGTTCATCAAAATCTGTGCAGAGTTTACTTTGTAATTGCTAATTTTAGTTGGTGGTTTATATTTACTGTTCTTACTGACCTGAGTAACCTCAGCTTCCAAAGTTCTTTGTGTTTTCTTGCAGAACAAAAGCCGTCCTCATTCCCGGGGGGAATACAATGTTTACAGTACCTTTCAGAGTCACGAGCCTGAGTTTGACTACTTGAAAAGTCTAGAAATTGAGGAGAAAATTAATAAAATTAGGTGGTTACCACAACAGAATGCTGCTCACTTCCTGCTGTCTACGAATGGTAAGGACACTTGGGATGTCATGTGAAAGCTAGCTCACTTGGGGGGTTTGGTTTGCCTTTTCTTCAATGTCTGCAGATGTGTTTTAATTATAATTACTCTGTACATTACTGATTTTGAGAGATGAAAATAAtggagcagcaacagcaaagcaGGGCTTGTTTCATGCATGTGCTCTCTCCATTTGCCCTGTGTAGTTTTGGGATATGCTTTACTGGTTATGGAAGcattgggtagaaggttggatttgaccttagaggtcttttccagccttaatgattctatgagtttgaTTCATGTCCATCCTAAATCTcccctagtgcaacttgagaccatttcctcttttcttatTGCatattccttgggagaagattCAAGACTCTCAGTATTTTACAGTAAGGTCTCTGCCCTCTCTAGGGTAGTTGTGGTGCCTCTGTTCCTCAGAATGGAGGGGTTGGGTAGAAAGTTGGACTTTGAtcttaggggtcttttccaaccttcatgattctatgatggggtTTGTATAAacacattcatagaatggtttgagttggaagggactgtaaagatcatctagttctaacccccaccatgccatgggcagggacaccttgcactagaccagtttgctcaaggcctcatccagcctggccttgaacacctccaggaggatTTCTACTGTCAGAAGTCTGAGCACAGATTTTAAAACCAATTTTTTGGTGAttatattttaattaaaaaagaattAATGAAATTACTGAACCCCATTTGGAGTCAAAGTACTGGTTGCAAGGCTCTGAGTGCTTTGCCAACCCCAACACCACCTGTGCTTTGAAAAGCAGCTGGTGAAGTCACTTGAGAGGAGTTTATTTATACCATTTCACTCTCTGCCTAAGAATACATCAAAGCAGtgcaaaaaaaaggcaaatacaaGATTTCATGCActtgggttttatttcttcCACTATTTTGGTGGTGCTTATAAGATATTAGGGCTGTGCCTTTTTGAGGCATCACAGAGCAAGCTGGAAAtgtgaaagcagagctgtgcatggAAAAACTTGGATTTATTTTCCAAGGACTGTGATATCCTACCTGCTCTGTGCTAAAAGCAGGAATGATTTCTGTCTCCTGGACTTCAATGTGAAAATAACCTTACTTTGGTAGCTTTTTTACTAAGCTTAAAGCAGTCTTTAAACCATGCCAccttaaatatttttaaaataggTAGTATGGGGAGGAGAGGTTTGTTTCCAGCTAGCTAAGGGCTCACTCTTGGTGCATATCTTCTGCACTGGGAAAGCTTTATCCTGGCAAGAACCTGCCTTTGCATGTGGCACCCTAGAAGAAGTTGTTTTAGTGACTCACTGCTTTTGGCTGTCTTGTAGCAGACACCAGGGACAAAGCTGGGTTTCCCAAAGGGAGGTAGTTTCAAGAATTCATGGCTTTGTTGGGGTTTTCCTTTAGCATTTGTCTGTTAGAGCAAATTTAGGCAATGATGCAGGGCTTAGTGATGGATTTTGATAATTGATGTGGGAATCCTGCCTTGGAAGGGTCACTTCCCTGACTGGCAAGCACTGTGCAGGCAGAAACTTGTGTTCAAACCAAACATTACAGCAGAATTCAAATGGAACCCAGgatttttcttctccatttaCTGATATTTCCCATCTGTACCCTCCAGGTGCATGTCTGTTCcatttctggtttatttttcatGCATGAATTCTGTTAAAGAACATAGCTGAAGGCAAGAAGCTTAAATACACACAGGGAGGGCTGTGCTTTGTATTGAGTTGCTGTTGAAGAGCCCCAAGCAGTGGGAACCCAGATGGATCAATAATATCCACTCTGCTACCCTCCTTTATTGAGTGCTTTCCTTTTTTGAATTGAATTCATTCTCAAGCATGTGAATTTCTGGTTTTAGATAAAACTATTAAATTATGGAAAATAAGTGAAAGGGATAAAAGAGCCGAAGGTTATAACTTAAAAGATGAAGATGGAAGACTTAGGGATCctttcagaatcacagcactACGGGTATGTGTCTGCTCTTTGCATTTAAATACTTCTATTTTTGCATGTCCTCCTATCTTTTTACTACCAAAATTGTTAACTAAAATGTAATTTTTAAAAATGATGCTTTGATCAGGGTCAATTTTGTGCAAAATGGAGACAATTCATTATATAAATAATTGCTGAAGAAGGTTCCTCTGCAAAGCCTGAGGCCAGCTTCTGTGATTATTATCTTATGTTCTGTTATATTGTATTATTAACTTCCCAGTACTTTGTTGgttgctctttttttcttggAATATCTTAACATATTTGAAATTTAGGCTATTTcatttggttgttttcttttaattaacCTATTCAGTTTTGTTAGAGGCAGCCTtcatccacctcactacatTCAAATTGTAGATGATGATGCACTGATTTCTCATCAGCAATAAAATGTTGTTATTCCAGCATGGAAATCCAGCATTTTGGAGTCTCTGGCTGGGGCCGTACTGCTCTCTTCATGGAAAGTACAGTCTTAGTATGCTCTGCTCTTAAAGTAGTCAAAGTGCAGCAAGAAGGAGAGCAGAGTCATTTTCAAGACCTCCAAAAGCCTGACTTCTCTTCCAGGAGAGGACAGTGTTGCAGGGCCTGTGGCAGTCACTGGTGAGGACAAATTAGGTGCCCAGGTTAACTTTTACATCCCCTGAGTGCTGCTTTCTGGCACTGGCAGGATGGGTCCTGTTTGCTCGAAGGCAAGTGCCACTTTTGGGAGAATTTGGCTTTGATTGTTTTGATAATGCTTAATTTCCATCCCCCCCTCAATATTTGCAAAAtcagagagtggtttgggttggaagtgaccttgaagatAATCTAGTTCAGACTccttgccaggggcagggacaccttccactagaccaggttgctcaaggtcccatccaaactgccaggcttggagcctccacagcttctctgagcaagCTTTCCAGCCTCATGGAGattaatttctttctaattGTGCTCATCTTCAACTTGCtgagtctctcttttttttcagaaCAAGAGAGAAATATGGGCAGctgggtagggagaaggtggtTTTGTTAGAGGCGAGTTCTGAGCATGTGGAAAACCTAATGTCTGCTTAAAGAGCCTTGACACTTTTCTGTTTGCATAGGGATGTGGTGGCAGGGTTAGTGCTCCAGACAGGGCATCATTTAAGCTCCAGAATCAAATCAGGTGGGACTGGGGTTTTGCTTGTTGGAtgtctttcttgttcccatgaGTAGGGCTGGAAGTGAGACTCTTGCTCCTTGCAGAGCCAGTGCTTCTGACCCCTGCTGAGACCAGACAGTGTGGGCTTTAGTTGGAattctttgctctgcttttgctCAAGTCGAATGCTGAACTGAAGCTGAATGCATAACCATGTTGGAGACagattttcctcttcctctggccACTGTGGGGGCCAAGATCTGAACGTTCCATGAAAACATCTCACAGGAACTAAATGAGGGCGCAGTGCCTCAGCCCAGCGGCTGGGTGGAGGTACAGATGGAATTTTGGAGTCTAGAACTTGGTCCTTATGTTGAAATGTGAAGAGTCCAGAGTGTGGCCTGATGGTGGCACAAGGTCACTGTAGGTGGATGTTAGCATTTTCTTTAAATGTTTGGATATGTTTAAGAGTCATCAGGCTGAGTGGAGGCAAGCTATGAAGAGCCATGGGACAGGAAGGCCCTGTGCTGGAGGCCTTGGTTTAGACCGAGGTGGATttaggtcaggcactggaaaggtTGTCCTGAGAAGCTATGGAGGCTATaggcctggaagtgttgaaagccaggttggatggttccttgagcaacctgatctgttAGAAGCTGTCACTGCTCATGATAGGGGGGTGGAAgcaggtgatctttaaggtttcttCCAAACCTAAGCCGTTCTGTGATCTTCCAAGGAGTACTGATGGCCTGAACCAAGCCTGAGCAACCATGGGCAGAAGGGAAGCAAACCTTGGCTGGAGTTAGCTCTGTATGTTGAAGGGATCAGGTTTTGGAGATGTAAAGTGTGTGCACCTTGGGCTCGATGGGCTTGGCTTGCCTGTGGTGCTACAGAAATGCAATGCCCATGTGTTTgtgaagcagcagaggtggggaaACTGCACCAAAGAGCTACAGCCTTGCCCAGAGCCTGTGGCATGTCCAAGCCCCACTCCCAATCACACAGATGAGCCTTTCTTCAATTTCCCAAGCAGGCCAGGAGCTCTCAtgtgagcagagaggaaaattGCCTGGTAAAAAGGAATGGATTACCTGGAATTGTTGCAGCTAGATGTAAACAGGCTGTGAGATATAAACATGGAGCGAGCAATCACAGAACTTCTGGGTTCACTGCTGCTTGTTCCAGGAAGAGCAGATTATCTGGGGCACTGTCATACCTTCTTTCTTGGTTGGATGATGTAAGGCAGTGTTCTCTGGAGTTGTGTGCTGGAGCAGCCTAGAGTGCCCTTGCGCAACCTCAAGCGAGGTACTTGCAACTCAGTGAGGAGGGGTTAGAGAGAAGTTTGGACCACTTGACTCTGACAAAGCAGGTCACCCATTAGCTCAGCTAGCTATGGGAACAGGACAGCCTGAAATCACTTGAACAAGTTGGGGATGTTCCTGGGCAACTGTCCTGTAAGCACCCTCCTAAGGTGTGGGTGGTGGTTTTGAGCTCTTGTTTCAATGTCCTCCTCAGATAGAGCTATGAACATACCATATGTTCCTGCTGGATCAggtccagagctgctgtgtttgaGAGCTGACTTCTGCAGATGGCAGTGTctgaggttttgggttggtAGTTTGCAAGGTCAACTCTCAAAAATGTTTGCTCCTTTCCCTTGTTCAGTGGATTTGACAGGTGCAGAGTCACTAAATCAAGGCAGGGCCCTGCAGTATGCAGTTGATACCTTCCAAATAAGAAATCCATTTGAGGCCAATACTGACTCTTATTTCTCCTCTTCCAGGTGCCCATATTGAAACCCATGGACCTCATGGTAGAAGCAAGCCCCAGGAGGATATTTGCAAATGCACACACTTACCACATAAACTCTATTTCAGTAAATAGTGATCATGAAACATACCTGTCTGCAGATGACCTACGAATTAACCTCTGGCATTTAGAAATCACAGATAGAAGTTTTAGTAtccttggtttgttttctgggaCACTGGGGTGTGGCTGAGTAAAGGAATcctttcagtgctgctggtTGGAGCATGGCATTGAAGCTAGGGATTAAAATGCAGGATTACAGCATGGTGGGAGTTGGACCTCTGCAGATTATCCAGACTAACCCTCCATGataaagcagaggcacccacggcagcttgtccaggatcacagtagccagttggggttggactctctccagagaacaagactccacaacctctctgggcagcctgctccagcaccctcacaccaaacaagtttcacctcctgggttttggtttttgcccactgccctttgtcctgttcctgggcaccactgagtagAGTCTGGTCTGTTTATCTCGTAAGGCCTTTAGCTCTTATGAAGCATTGAGGAGAATCCCTCTCAGGCCATTCTTCTCtaggctcaacagcctcaggtctctcaacctttcctcattgGACAGATGTTCaaatcccttcatcatcctcatagcctccccagagtctctccagtagttctttgtctcttgaactggagagcccagaactggacccggTCCTCAGTCGTGCtcgcaccagggcagagtagaggggaaagaatctcccttgacccGTTTTTCATTGTTTAGTTGCTGGGTGTGCAACGTTAGCTGCCTtcaccagccccttcccagatATTGTAGATATCAAGCCTGCCAACATGGAGGAGCTGACAGAAGTGATCACTGCTGCAGAGTTCCACCCTCACCACTGTAACGTCTTTgtctacagcagcagcaagggcacCATCCGGCTCTGCGACATGcgctcctcagccctctgcgACAGGCATTCCAAATGTAAGTGCAGCCTCCCCTTTGGCTTCATGGCTTGCTTCTGCCAGACAGAGTGTGCAGGTGCTGCTGAATGAGTGCTGCTTGTGGGTGAGGAGCTGGGTGGAATGGACCACTTGAATTGTCTTGTTCTAGGCCATCcacaagcagaagcagcatgagGCTGTTTACTCCTTTATGCATCCTAAACTGGTGGGAACAAGTGCTTTGAGCAGCAGTGAGACCTGTCTTGTGGCCAGACTCAGGCTTGGTGCTTCTCAAAGGTACCGGCTTACCAAATGCCAGTTCAGGGCAGTTGAGTTCATAGGTTCATGGAGTGGtctgaagggaccttaaagatcatccacttccaaccccctgccgtggtcagggacaccttccactagaccaggtttctCAAGCCtttgtccagcctggctttgaacagtgCCAGGCTTGGAGTCTCTACTgcttttctgggcaacctgttccagtgtttcaccatcttcatggggaagaatttcttcccggtGTCTTGTGTCAATCCTGCTTCTTCCAGTTCACAACTATTACCCACAAAACACAACAATGGTTGTGGTTTACTGATATTAACCAGTCCTGTGGGGTGACCCACCACACTAATGCTTGCAGGTAAGCCTTCTATAGAGCACATGAGGTTTTCTTGCTGATGTGGAGGGAAACCTTTGTGCCACAGGAGGTGTGGAGTGCTGAAGCACTTCATCTGTGAACACCGATGAACATCCTGTTGAAGGTGTCTCCCCAAAGCTGGAACAAATAGTTATGGGTAGCTTGTTGCAAAATGGCTTCAGAGCCTGACTCTTCAGTTGAAGCCATTTATTTAACCACTTTCAAGAGCATACAGATTGGATTTCGAGTACAGAAATGCATATTTCATGGCAGTAGATTGTGGGGTACAACTGTTTGGATCTAGAGAGAAGTGTGTGGTGCAGTAGTCTCAGATATGTTAAGATGCTGTGGTTGGGGTGATGCTGTCCTCACCTGGTCTTGCCCACCATGGTTTGTAGACCATCTATACTGTTTGCTTTCCCCATCTGCTCGttaactccttttttttcccctttgattCATCCCAAATATTTGTGAACTGTAGCTTACTGATGCTGTGCTCCAGTTCATGTTGGAAACAGGCATCTACCAACCTGCTGACCAAGAGAAATCATAGTGTTCAAAAAGATGATTTCCAAACAAAAAGCATTTCACAGCAGATTTAAGTAAAGAGAAACCAGTCTATTGACTTAAGTTTTTCCAGAAGATATTGCAGCTGTAAAAAAAGCCTGGTGTTGGTTTCATTTGCAATTGTGTCTTCTGTCTGCAGTCTTTGAGGAACCCGAGGATCCTAGCAGCAGATCATTTTTTTCAGAAATAATATCCTCCATCTCTGATGTAAAATTCAGCCACAGCGGCCGCTACATGATGACCAGAGACTACCTTTCTGTTAAAGTCTGGGACCTCAACATGGAGAACAGGCCCGTGGAGACATATCAAGTATGGTGTTCCAGTTCCCTTAGCCCTTTaccctccttttcctttcttcggTGTCTGATAGCAGTGTTTGTGTTCCTGGAAGGTTCATGAGTATCTCCGGAGCAAGCTCTGTTCCCTCTATGAGAATGACTGCATCTTCGACAAGTTTGAGTGCTGCTGGAACGGTTCTGACAGGTGCCAGGGGCCCTTGGGGTTGGTTGGCCCTTGGGGGGGTTGGCTTTCGgggttcatagattcatagaatggcttgggttggaaaagaccttacagatcatctagttccaccctccctgccatgggcagggacatcttccagtagcccaggttgctcacggcctcatccaacctggccttgaacacctccaggaagggggcatccacaacctccctgggcaacttgttccagtgtctcactgccttcactgtaaagaatttcctcctaatctccagtctaaatcctcctatcttccagctcaaagcctttgcccctcgtcctgtctcTACAaacccttgtcagaagtccctccccagctttcttacaggCCCCTTTAAGGTACAGGTTGGCCCTTGGGGTTGCTTGGcgtttttttccttcagcattAGGAATTTGGTCTCCAGCCTTAAAAGCTACAAGCGGTGCTTGACTGAAAGGGTGTGATTAGTTAcggctctggagcctctcctccacagagctgctttccagcagatcactcctcacctgtactggtgcaaggggttattcctccccaggtgcaagaccttacAGTTGTCCTTGTTGAATCACAGTGTgataggtgttggaagggacctctggagatccaagTCCAgttcctctgccaaggcaggttcacctagaggaggtcacaaccaggcaggttgtgaatgcctccagagatgaagactcctgcacctctctgtgcagcctgctccagggatctGCTACTCTTAAatttaaagaagttccttctcatgtttaaatggaacttctgatgttcaggtttgtgccacttgccccttggcctgttactgggcaccgctgagaaaagcctggtcccatcttcctgacacccacccttgaagtatggatcagcattgatgagatcccccctcaggctgctcttctccacactaagaAGCTCCAATTctcacagcctttcctcatgacAGAGATAACTTGAACTTCACGGGGTCCAAGCTGTCTCAGCTCCATCCAACTCTCCCAACTAACGAGATCTCCCTCCCTTCTGCTTCCAAACAGTGCTATCATGACTGGCTCTTACAACAACTTCTTCAGGATGTTCGATCGCAACACGCGACGCGACATCACCCTAGAAGCTTCCAGGGAGAGCAGCAAACCTCGTGCCATCCTAAAGCCACGGAAGGTCTGTACAggtgggaaaaggaagaaggatgAAATAAGCGTTGACAGTCTGGACTTCAACAAGAAGATCCTTCATACGGCGTGGCATCCCATGGAGAACATCATTGCTGTGGCTGCCACCAATAATTTGTATATATTCCAGGACAAAATTAACTAGAGATGACTTTACTCCAGGACAGTTGTCGTCTTACATAGTTAAGCTCAGTTGTTTATCTGTCCAAGAGAAGGCCTTGTTGTCCTACCAGTGAAGAACATTGATGCACTTACTTCCCTTTAGCTAAAGGAGAGGATCTGGCCTGGTTTTTTGAGCTCCTGGGATGGTTCTGCCTTTGCCAGGGTAGGGAGTTGTCGCTGGCAGCTCCCTGGGAGGAACCATCAGGAGGCAGAATCGATGGACAGTGCTCAAGAAGGCCACCACTCAAATGTATTTATTTCAAATCTGAGCCTTCCTTTCCAGTTTATagaccaaaaaaacaaaacaattgaACGCCCATGAAGACAAAAGTGGTCATCAGAATGTCCTTTCTCTCGCGCGCGCTCTTCTCTCTGCTGTAATATTTGGGCCTTTCAGAACATATATCGTGCTTGATGCCTGTGAACATTCCTCCTCTGGCCTGGTGTCTAGGCTTAGGTGTTTTTACCTTGAAGCACTTAGGTAGGTCTCGAGTTGGGTCGGTAGAGACAGGTTTTTCATGACTTATTTACTCACCAACTGTATCTATAACCACACCTTCtggtgggggaaagaaaaaacccaatacCCACTTAATAAAATAACAAGCTCTCAAAAAACTGTTTTTAAATCCAAAGGGATGTATCcagtctttttatttttctattgCATGGACCCAGGTCGGGTAGTTTCTTCTTCAGGGGCAgccccacccaggctttgcctcaatTCTTGGAggttttgtattacttttaattatttttttttgggcTGGTTAAGATgaacttttttttgtgtgtagtATTTCACACCCTGACTTTGGAGTTCTCCCAGAGCACTTGCCCTTCAGTGCTGTAtttgtggtttctttttgtcaaacactctctctgtccccagcaggaggttggaaaggTCCCTGGCAAAGACCATCCACAGCCTTAAGCAGAAAGTGTGGCCGCCTTGCAgagaagggagagcagaacCCTTGGCAGATTGTTCTTCTTTGAGAGGTAACCCTCCCCCAGTTGTTCTGCTGCCTCTCGCCGTTAGATAGAGTCAGACCTTATGTGCATTATCATTTGTTAACCTTCTGAGTCTTGTCGTGGAGATGGGGTTGATGCTGAACACTCAATGTGTGGTTCAACCGGCAGAAGGAAGACGCAGAACCCTCGATGATGCCAAGcaccttccaacctgagcaccagcagcaggcaggagctggcggTGGCTCTGACTCCGTCCTTACTAACGTTTATTTTTTAAGCCTTAGGTACTTTTGTtgagtttgtttatttttttttaaattcttattactaattttattttccaaagAGGCCTAAAATGCACCAACCTTCTCCTCGTGCCCGCGCCGCTCTGGGTGAGAGGCTGCTCCTTGCAGCACCCAGTAGTTAGATGTTGCACTCTGAAACGTGCCTGCAGATGAGGGATTCTGTCTGAAACCCAGGTGTCCCTTGCTCGACACCTTACTCTGAAGGTGTTCTAATCCATCAGacctgcagtggaggagcaaaacacctccatccctcctccCCTCGGTTAACACCCAGCAAGTGCCACCCCACAGCAGGCTCCCAATTCACCCAGGTTCCACAACGGTTAAACTACAACCAAATCTGCTGTACCTTGGTTGGGACACCATGAAACCCTTGAGCTTCTGGGTCACCGCAGCGTTCAAGGTGACCCTGTTCCTCGCCCACCTCCTCAAGCTCCCCCTGGGACTGTACATAACTGTTCAGTTATTTTGACCAAAAAAGTTGAATTAATAAATTTTAAATGTTTACTTGGCCTTGCTGTGTTGTTTTGAGGACACCTGCTCTGTCTGTGAGGA includes:
- the PPP2R2D gene encoding serine/threonine-protein phosphatase 2A 55 kDa regulatory subunit B delta isoform, translating into MAGVAGGGGGGGGSNDFQWCFSQVKGAIDEDVAEADIISTVEFNYSGDLLATGDKGGRVVIFQREQENKSRPHSRGEYNVYSTFQSHEPEFDYLKSLEIEEKINKIRWLPQQNAAHFLLSTNDKTIKLWKISERDKRAEGYNLKDEDGRLRDPFRITALRVPILKPMDLMVEASPRRIFANAHTYHINSISVNSDHETYLSADDLRINLWHLEITDRSFNIVDIKPANMEELTEVITAAEFHPHHCNVFVYSSSKGTIRLCDMRSSALCDRHSKFFEEPEDPSSRSFFSEIISSISDVKFSHSGRYMMTRDYLSVKVWDLNMENRPVETYQVHEYLRSKLCSLYENDCIFDKFECCWNGSDSAIMTGSYNNFFRMFDRNTRRDITLEASRESSKPRAILKPRKVCTGGKRKKDEISVDSLDFNKKILHTAWHPMENIIAVAATNNLYIFQDKIN